In the Triticum aestivum cultivar Chinese Spring chromosome 2B, IWGSC CS RefSeq v2.1, whole genome shotgun sequence genome, CACCACCACGATGGCGATACGCGGCAGTCTGTCGATTACAAGGAGTTGAGCTCAGTGGATAAAACCAACCATACTTGATTCAGTATTATCAGTTTAATCAATAGACACAGGAAATATAGGACACCAGTTAACACACTGCAGCGCGAAGGAGATTATTTCTACTTAAAACAACAATACAGAGTTCAGCTTCAGAGGATAAAACAGAGCATTCACCACTAGTGTCCTTAACTGTAACAAGTAATGCAGCCCAAGAGAGAGCCCATGTCGACTTAGCCATCCTTACTGCTCCACTGAACCTTTTATTTTACCGCGTAGTAGATCATCAGCGCTACGTGTCATCTGCATTTTCAGTCTCATATGTCTGCAAACTAGCCACTTAACTGCCTTGGGTCTCTAGTTCTCTACAGTGATCTTAGTTTTCTTTTTGTTCGTGTTCTTTCCCTCATCAGATTCGCCATCAAAATCAAAACGCAGATCATTGGTCATCGCGGGAAGAGCAAGTTGACCACAAAGGAACAAGCATTTCTAGTTCTGACTCTACTTTGTTGGACAAGTTGAACATTTTGAACGTCTTCTGAAGTGACGCACAAAGGAATTGCGATTGGGTCTGCAGAAGGGTTAAGGCACATGCACTCTGCAGACATATGGCACGGTAATGTTAAACCATACAACATACTTCTCGATGAAAAGTTTACCCCAAAAGTCTCGTGCTTTCAGCTATCGCAGTCACGTAAAGTGGATGAATACTCCACCAAGGAAGTCGTTGGATGGGTGGTTTACATAGACCCAGTGTTCATGAAAACTGGCATGTTAACGCCAAAGAGTGATGTCTACAGCTTCGGAGTGGTTCTCCTGGAACTCATTACCAGGAAGACTGCCTATAACTGTAGCCTCGTCGTTGAGTACCGCAAATGTTATGAGATAGAAAAGAGTGGGAGAGCAATGTTCGACAAGAAGATTGCAGCAGAGGAAGACATGTACGTCCTTGAAGAGATAGGCAAGCTGGCAATTGAGTGCCTGAATGTAGATATAGAAGAGCGACCTGATATGACCGAGGTGACGGAACGGCTTGTGATGCTTAGGAGAGATAGAAGATCTGTGAAGGCACGCAAAAGCTAGCCAATTTGTGGGTCTCTAAATGATTTATATTTCTGTAATTTAGCCAGTGTGCTCTACTCTTGGTATGGTACTGTACATGCGAGTAAAATGGGCATTAATTATGTTTGTGCAATTCCAGAGTGGCCTTGTGAGCATTTCCACTGTCAAGTAGTGTTGTGAGGTTCCTTTTGGCTGGATGGTTGAATAATGATATATGGCATCGGTAGTACCTTGCTGCAGATAATGAGTATATGTGATCATGATATTATCATCCCGAACCTGAATGTTGAAACAATACCCTGTAAGGAATGTTGAAACAATACCCTGTAAGTTTCAGTAACGTATACATTTGTATTGAGCAAGCTCAGTCGATGAAGAATAATAATAGGGATGGAGTTTGTCAGCAGGGCTAATGTACCTGAGCCTGAGAAGAAAAGTTCCCTAGGCATGGCGAAAACCAGTGACAGCGTTTTTGGACATCATCATCGTAtatggcatttcgtcgaacagctcAGGTGCAAAGGCCAGGACGGCCGTGCACGCCGCCTTCTCGGCGGCAACGCGGAGAAGGGAAGTCATGGGCGAAGCTGTAGTAGGGTACCCGCCAGCTCGCAGGAGGTTGGTGTCCACCTTCGGCGACGGCCGGCGGAGGTTGCGGGCAGCGGTGCCGACTCCGAAGTGCAAATTTGTGAAGTCTATTACTACTTGGCTTGGCCGGCTTGTGTGTACTGTAATCAGAAGAGCATGTGCTGTACTGAAGTGCTTCATAAAGCCTAGGAGAATGTCAGACAAGAACGCCGGGAGCTGTCAAATTGTGCACCGTGGTGAAATGATTCCGCCAGGGCGCTCGCTCTTCTTGGCAGCTGGTGCGTGGGCAGGTTCAGTTTCTGTTACACCCCACCGACGCAGCATTTGCTAGTAGTAGCAGGTCAGTTGCATGTTTGCATCATGGATTTGAGACAGAGAGGGAGGTTACCTACCTAAACCATGCAATGCTTTTTTCTTTTTCAATGGTTTAGGTCAACCTCTGGCTGATTGGTAGTGTTGATCTTAAAATATAGGGACACAAAATATAGGGTCAGCAAGGCCGGTGAAACAAAGAAACAAAACTAGAGCTGTTCCTATGGTCTGAGAATCCTCACTGGGATAATTAAAGATagagaaatgaacaatataaaCAAATATAGAAGACATTAAGCTATTGACCATAAGCCTCAGAAAGTCGCAGAAATATCGTCATCAGGTATCCGACGGTAATTCCAACATAAAGCTAATCATCATTGGCTTCAATTGCGGTACAGACCtttataatatactccctccgtcccataatataagaacgtttttggcactagtatagtgttaaaaacgttcttatattttgagacagagggagtaaaaGACTACTATTTCAAAACAATCGCATTACTAAGAAGATGTCGGAGGAAAACAAGGCGTATCATCAGAATATAAATGCCTTCTCATCCACACAAAGAACAGCCAAGAAAGATATAGATGCTCAGTGGTGGCAATGTTTTTGGTTCGATTCTGCCAGCAATGTCATGCATGCAACAACAAGAAACAACGTCTAGTTTAGTGttgtgcaacaacaacaacaaatctAGTCGAGTGTTGTCCTCATCCCTGTACAGTAAGTGTAGTGACTAGATATGGGATAAAATTGGCAATTAACAACAGATAAATATATTACTACTCGACAGAATGAACATACTAGCAGATGTCATAGATGAGAGCACAGCATTGGGCCTCTTAAAGTCACTGCACCACTTGCAAGTTTCGAATTGTAGGGTTCGTCGCTGCTAATCCTAATGTGGCATTCCATTCTACATGAACGGCAAGTCCCAAAACTTTCAGACGATGATAGTACAGCATTACACCACAAATTTCCGCCGTATCTCCGTGCCCCTCACTCGTcagcgtgcttcttcttcttcttcttcttttccttcttgGCAGATACGTCGGTCTCCATGGGGGTGTCCTCAGCGTctgatttcttcttctttttcttcttcccgcCGTCGGCGTCAGTTGCAGGGGTCTCctcggcctccttgctcttctttttcttcttctcgctGGCGTCGGTGACGTCTGCTGGAGTCTCCTCGATGTCcttggatttcttcttcttcttcttggacctCTCTTTCTCCTGCTCGCCGTCCTCTTCAGCTGCCTCTGCAGTAGGTTCTTCCTCTTGGTGCTTCCTCTTCTTTGAAGCAACTTCTGACttctttggcgtttcttcagtggtTTGTCCGAGCACTAGATCTGCTGCTGAGTTGTAAGTCTGACAATGACCAACAAAATAAGGTCAGGCAAATTTCAAACTCTAATTGTTCAACAACAGTATGTATAGATGATCATTACTGGGAAATACAAAAGCTGTTGGTTAAAGCAGGTGCTCTGTGACAGAATATGCAGAATTCCTCTTTTATGTTAGGTAACAAAAATATACAGTGCTCACTTGGACACTCTTAATTAACAGAAAGTTTGGTTTTTGCTATTACAGAACATATGTAATTGCTAGATCTGCCAGGATCTTGATCAATAACGAAGTCAGTGTAACATTCTGCTAATTATCTTTCAATTAAAAAATCATCTTCTAGTTGAATGAGAATTCTACTGTTTTTGACAAATGACAACATTTAACAACTGGACTACACTTTGAAACATAGAGCAAGCCAAAAGCAACTTACTTTAGCGGGAGTGATCAGAGCACCACCACCCTTCCGGTCCTTTTCATACGCTTCAATCTTGGGCTTTCCTTTCGTGGAACCAGCAGACCTCCCAAGTTCTTTACCCTCAAGAACCCGAAGCCGTGTTTCAAGCTGTTCAAAGATTCAAATATGAGAACAATATCTTATTGGTGTCAAAAAATTGCCTCTACACCACGGTAACAAGTACCTTGATCCTGCTTTCAAGACCCATGGAGTTATCATCACCGTCAGCAAGGGCGTCGTATCTTATGGCAAGTGCACTCTTAGCTGCAAGCGAACGAGAGATCTTTCCCTTGTGCTTCGGAGCCGCCTGTCCAATTAATGATGCATGATAGATGAGACCATACTTTGGTGTAGCATGCTTTGTCTTCAGAGCTCTGAATAAGGCCTGCAGAAAAAATAACCAGCTTAAGTCCCTGGGGCTAGAGCTCAAGTTCAGTtgcagcaaaaaaaaaaaaaagataacTTCAACCACAAAAGCATGACAGTAGACAACTACCAGAACATCAGGTTCAACTAGTCAAAGAAAGAGTAAATTTAAAAATGCACAGAAGCACACTGTATGCAAGTCAACAAACCTTCTCTGCCCCCAGAATCTGAATCGTGCTGCCAGGCTGCTTTGCCAGATTCATCAAACTACCACCATGTGCAATAAGGCGAGCGCCAACAAGTTCACCAACAAGTGCAGTCAAGTTGGGAGCAATGGTATTCATCCTACTTTTTAGATAGTCATAGAGCTGGGCTCTGTACTCAGAAAGAGCCAGGACTTGATCACACAGTTCCCTGATGTTTGAGAGGTCAAGATCATTGACTTCTGTTCCCATGGAAATTACAGCTGCCTCCTTCAGCTCTGCTTCCACATCTTCTGGCAGTATCTAAAAGAAGCAGAAACTATTCACTTAATACCAAGTTTTAGGCACAGGGAGAACACAAATTTGGACATGCAGGCACAATTGACCTCAGAGAAGTCAAGGTTCACTGCATTAACACGATTGCCCATCATCTTCACAGCTTTCGCGTAATGGATATTATCTGCAACAATTTTCGTGAGCTCCGGAAAGTGCCAACCGTACCATTCGCGGACCCTCATAGCATAAGTGTTAAGCTccttgtcaagatcatccaacaagcCAATGGCCTGAATGATCATAGTATCAACCTGCATAATAAATGAGCACAATCATGAATTAGTTTGGAACAGTAAAACTGAAGCACAACAATAGCCACAGTAAGCATCAGAATCCTAGGTGACCCTGCAGCAGTTGCTCACCTTTTCAGGGCTGAACTTCAGCTTATACCTAGACAAGCTGTGGGACAATCCTAGGCTCATTGGACCTAGATCATGTTCAGCTAGTCCAGACATAAGTTCGGTAAGCTGGTTCCTCAGCCCTCTCATCAGCTCCATGACAGCACTGTTGTGAAGGCAATCAATTTTCTGCCAAAATCAAAATATCATGGTGGTCAGTGATACACTAGTATTGATCAACTCATGTGAAAGGAACAGCTGAGTCTCCAAACTAACCAGCTTTTCTTTGATAGCATTCCCAAGTTTAGAATCAGCAACAGCCAATGTTTCACCATCACAGTGCTTCTGCAGGAACTTGCGCAGACCCTTGCTGGGCTTGCTATCAATTAGCAAAGTAGCCGCTGAAAGAGCATCGGAGGTGTTTTCAAACTTGTTGAAAGCCTTCAGCTCAACCACCTGATATAAAAACCCATTACAGCAAGTTAGTTATCATCAACGAACAGATAACATCCTTAATAAGAAGGAACAAAGAGAACCAACCCTACAGCCATAGGTAAGATCTCAGCGAACAGCAAGCCCCATGGCCACTCAACAGAAAGCATTCCAAATTATTATTGGATATGGACCCACAAACTAAGCCTCCCACAACAAGCTGCCTAATTGGCTAGATAAAAATCTTCCGACAGTGGATCCAACCAGGCAGTCAAtatactaaaaaatgtttttgtaacAATCCATGTGGAAAAAAATTAACTTGCAAGCATAAGTCCCTCGTTGAACCTGAACCGCTAACATTCAAAAACAGAAGACATGGCGGTGACCTCTGAACCGAGACAAGGTAGAAACTAGGTGTATGCAGGTCCCAGATTAACCATAAAAATCACAGCTTTACAGCAACTGACAACATCCACGAGAAAAATCAAGAACAGAGGTTCGAATCGTTTCACCTTTCTTGCTTTGTCCGACGAGGCGAAGTCCTGCCACAGATCCTAAACAGCAAAAAAAAAAACAGGAATCATTAGCCAACAGACCAAAAACGAACCACCTCAAACATACACCGGCGGAGAGAAGGGCGTAGCGGGAGCCAATACCTCGACTTTGCTGAGCTTCCCCTCGTCCAGCACCTTGAAGAGGGCGAACCCCGCGGGCGTCTCGAAGAGCACCAACATCTCCTCCGCACCTGCCGGCAAAAACACCAACCACAGCACGAACGCGTCAGCACACCAACCACGCCACCGGGACACCGCGAGAGCGGGGAGAAGGGAGGCCGCGGAGCCGccgaggcggcggcgctagggATTCTTGTACCTTACCTGTGTATAGGAGGACgagcggcggtggaggaggcgctggcggcggcggcggcggcgagtggaggAGAGGAAAGGAGGCGCCGCGCGGGGTGGGGAGAAGAAGTAAGGCTGCCAGGGTTTTAGGGCTCATCTTAAACCAATCAGAGCCTTTTTTTTTCGGGAATCAGCCTTTGTAAAAAAAAATTGACGGGAAAGTTTACTTTATTTATCAAAGGATAGACACATCGTCTGCCCAGAAGGTTTACAATGAAATCAGGCGGGGCGTCAATCCAGCGGATGGATTATTAGCACGACCCCATCTTGCTAACTCATGAGCTACATTATTTGACTCTCTAAAAGAATGCTCAATAGTAAACCTCCCGAAGTCTTCGAGATAACTGCGACATTCATCAAATAACGGTGCTGCCACCATAGAATGGCCTCCATTGAAATTAAGAGCCTCCACCATCATGATATTATCCGATCTTACTACCACATTACGGCATCCTGTCTCCCTCGCTAGCTTCAGTCCTTCAAGCATAGCCGCAGCTTCTGTTGTCTCAACATCAGCTACATGTTCTAGTGTTGTTGTGGATGCTGACATGAAAATTCTACAGTGATCACGGATGACCGCTCCACAAGATCCTGCATAATCTCCTTCTATGAACGACGCATCGACATTCAGGACAGCCTGACCAGCCAAGAAGCCGGCCATGTATTCACTTTTGGTGTCGTTTTTGTTTGTGCTCCGCGGACATAGTTCAGTGCTAGGGTTACCACCGCCGGGGCCGTTCATTCTGGAGACGCAATATCATCACCTTGCACAAACTGTCTCCGTTGCCACCATATATACCAGCAGGCAGTGGCTATAAGCTCCGGTAACTCAAGCACTCCATTATATTGTCTCCTGAAAGAAGTGTCATAGAGAATGAACTCTATAGCTGCTGAGCGGCTCGATCCGTTTGACAGGTGAAGTTTATATCACCTGCGACTCCCAGGATTCTCCACACTTCTTGTGCTCTAGCACATTTAAACAACATATGCGCTAGGTCATCCGCTCCTTCTGTACAAAATGGACAACATGATAGATTTCCCACATGGCTGTTCACTAACACACTCCGGCATGGTATTATGTTGTGTAGGCATCTCCAGATATGAATTTTTACTTTCGCTGGCACCTTTAAGTTCCACAATTTCTTCCAAACTGGGTGCGGCTCCATAGATGATCGGACCAGGTTGTTGTCTAGTGTTATATAACACATCTCCCACTGTTTGTAGTAAGCCGAGCATACAGAGAAAACTCCACTTTTTGTTAGGTGCCACGCCACATAGTCTTCAGTCTCCACATGAAATAACGGGATTTGTAATATCCGTTCTGCGTCGATGTGCCAGAAGTTGTCCCGGATCAGTAGCTCATCCGATTCTCCCGTGATTGGGTCTATGAGCTCATTAACCTTTGTGAGTATTTGGTTTCCACGGACTGTAAGGATTTTCTTTGATGCACTATTTGGGATCCAACCatcatcccatatatcaatcttgcTTCCGTTACCAACTCTTCAAACACAACCATGATTGAAAGTTTGAATTCCTGACCAAATACTTTGCCACACATAGGACGATCCCTTCTTTAGTTGACAGTTCAGTATATCTCCCGTGGGGTAATACTTTGCTCGTAATACTCGAGCACATAAAGAGCCATAGTTGTCAATTAGTCTCCAGCACTGTTTCGCTAGCATTGTCAAGTTGAAACTATGAATGTCCCGAAATCTCATTCCTCCTCTTTCCTTTGGAATACACATCttccaccatgcaaaccaatgCATCTTTCGCTGGTCCTCCTCGTCACCCCATCAGAATTGCGACATTGCATCAGTGATTCCCTTGCAAATTTTCTTTGGGAATTTAAATACACCCATCGCATACGTTGGGATGGCCTGGGCCACCGCTTTCAGCAAAGCCTCTTTTCCTCCAAAGGATAGTGTTCTCTCCTTCCAACCATTCACCAATGCTTGAATCCTTTCTATTATGTGTTTAAAACAGTCCACACGGTCCACCCCTATCATGGACGGTAGACCCAAGTATCTGTCTGAGATGGTCTCAGTCATGATATTCAAAATTTGGCATACCTCGGCCTTCACTTCCACAATTGTATTAGGACTGAAAAAATAAAACATTTTGATTCACTGACCAATTGACCGGACGCTGCACAATACTCATCCAAGATTGATCTCAGCGTGGTAGCGTTATGATTATCCGCTCTCATGAGAATAAGAGAGTCGTCAGCAAAGAGCAGGTGGGATATAGTTGGTGACTCTATGCATACCTGCACTCCAGTTAGGTTCCCTGCCTCTTCCTCATGAGCAATCAATGCTGACAGTCCTTCAGCACACAAAAGAAACATATATGGGGAGAGAGGATCCCCCTGTCTCAAGCCTCTCGTTGGCAAAAAGGGAAGTGTTTCATTTGAGTTAAAACGAACCTTGTATTCGACCGTACTCACACATGACATTACCATCCCAATCCATTGGGCATGAAACCCCAATTTGGTGAGCATGGCCTCCAGAAAAACCCATTCAACTTTATCATATGCCTTGTGCATGTCAAGTTTGATTGCACAAGTGTCAACCTTACCCTTCTTCCGCTTCTTCATCGTATGTAAACACTCATACTCCACTATGACATTGTCATTGATTATATGGCCCGGCACAAACGCACTTTGAGTGTCACTAATTATATCTGGAAGAAGAACCTTTAAGCGCGCTGCGAGCATATTTGGAATCACCTTGTAGACCACATTGCATAGACTTATGGTTCTAAATTGGGTAACTTTTTCTGGGTTATCCACCTTCGGAATTAAGACAGTGGTGGTAGAGTTCCAACCCTTCGGTATTATGCATGTATTAACAGCCGCCAGGACCTCCTTGGTGAGATCACCTCCGAGCAAATGCCAAAACTTTTTGTAAAATATAGCGTGTAACCCATCCGGACCTGGCGCTTTTAAATCACCAATGCTAAAGAGAGCTTTCTGAACCTCGTCCTCTGTATACGGTGCAATGATGACTCATTCATATAATCCGTAACTCTCCTCTTAACTTTATTTATAACATTCATGTCCGGTATATTAACTTCAGTAGAAAAGAGATGCTGAAAATACTCACTAATCAAACTACTCATAGCATCATTGCTCTCTCTCCAAACACCCGAGTCATCAATCAGGGGTTTTATGTAGTTCCTCTTCCTCCTAGCCGAtgcaaaattatgaaaaaaattggtGTTGCGGTCACCAATTTTGAGCCAGTTTGCACGGCTACGCTGTACCCAATAGATCTCTTCCTTCTCCAAATTTTCCTCTATCTCCCTCAACAGAATTTGTTGCCTGTCTCCCGCCTCATCAGTGAGAGGGCCCGACTGCAACTTTTCCAACTCCGCCTTCAGTTCCTTCAAGCGCCGCTGGGGCGCCCTCAGGATCGAGCGATCCCACTCATGCAAAGTGGTGTGGACGCTCGTTGTTCGTTCTGCAATTGGTGCCGTCGGGTCTGATGTTTCCCAAGCCTTTGTAGTTTAGTAGTGTGCAAGTTGGTTTCCAAGATACTTGCAATTCGTTTAAAACATATTCTTCATAAATTATTCACCTAATCGAAGTGCCTTTATATCGGACCAGTTTTGattatgaaaaagaaaaacaataacCATGCAGGAGAGCTGCATGTATTTCACTTGCTCCACGCAAAAAAACAAAGTATTTCATTTCAGAGGAAGAAGAGTGCAACGTCAAGAAGGCACTGTATAATGCCAACGATGGCACGAGCCAAACAACGAAAACCACAACCTAAACAACATTGAGAAACTAAGGATCCAGGCACAAGTATAAGGATCACAAATAAGCATGAAAGCAATGACCAGATGCCGAAGGAGCTAGCATCATCAGAGAGTAACGACCATGATAACAAAAGCACACCTCTTTCA is a window encoding:
- the LOC123043799 gene encoding probable nucleolar protein 5-2 isoform X2, translating into MLVLFETPAGFALFKVLDEGKLSKVEDLWQDFASSDKARKVVELKAFNKFENTSDALSAATLLIDSKPSKGLRKFLQKHCDGETLAVADSKLGNAIKEKLKIDCLHNSAVMELMRGLRNQLTELMSGLAEHDLGPMSLGLSHSLSRYKLKFSPEKVDTMIIQAIGLLDDLDKELNTYAMRVREWYGWHFPELTKIVADNIHYAKAVKMMGNRVNAVNLDFSEILPEDVEAELKEAAVISMGTEVNDLDLSNIRELCDQVLALSEYRAQLYDYLKSRMNTIAPNLTALVGELVGARLIAHGGSLMNLAKQPGSTIQILGAEKALFRALKTKHATPKYGLIYHASLIGQAAPKHKGKISRSLAAKSALAIRYDALADGDDNSMGLESRIKLETRLRVLEGKELGRSAGSTKGKPKIEAYEKDRKGGGALITPAKTYNSAADLVLGQTTEETPKKSEVASKKRKHQEEEPTAEAAEEDGEQEKERSKKKKKKSKDIEETPADVTDASEKKKKKSKEAEETPATDADGGKKKKKKKSDAEDTPMETDVSAKKEKKKKKKKHADE
- the LOC123043799 gene encoding probable nucleolar protein 5-2 isoform X1, with the translated sequence MSPKTLAALLLLPTPRGASFPLLHSPPPPPPAPPPPPLVLLYTGAEEMLVLFETPAGFALFKVLDEGKLSKVEDLWQDFASSDKARKVVELKAFNKFENTSDALSAATLLIDSKPSKGLRKFLQKHCDGETLAVADSKLGNAIKEKLKIDCLHNSAVMELMRGLRNQLTELMSGLAEHDLGPMSLGLSHSLSRYKLKFSPEKVDTMIIQAIGLLDDLDKELNTYAMRVREWYGWHFPELTKIVADNIHYAKAVKMMGNRVNAVNLDFSEILPEDVEAELKEAAVISMGTEVNDLDLSNIRELCDQVLALSEYRAQLYDYLKSRMNTIAPNLTALVGELVGARLIAHGGSLMNLAKQPGSTIQILGAEKALFRALKTKHATPKYGLIYHASLIGQAAPKHKGKISRSLAAKSALAIRYDALADGDDNSMGLESRIKLETRLRVLEGKELGRSAGSTKGKPKIEAYEKDRKGGGALITPAKTYNSAADLVLGQTTEETPKKSEVASKKRKHQEEEPTAEAAEEDGEQEKERSKKKKKKSKDIEETPADVTDASEKKKKKSKEAEETPATDADGGKKKKKKKSDAEDTPMETDVSAKKEKKKKKKKHADE